In Mytilus edulis chromosome 13, xbMytEdul2.2, whole genome shotgun sequence, a single window of DNA contains:
- the LOC139500206 gene encoding uncharacterized protein: protein MGQDTQLATGKSGVKAYPKCGEVWSCIGSNQFYSKAHDAALPTLTQAIDLGRQNSETQRPWCYWSNQHVGDIYYEKRQVPNAEPHYNTAVTSCDTFTIAHLGLSRCNIINKNIPEATTRFDRAKELNPILVQWGNFAEFKQDVVSDFYKSDTSAGKRYHEGEATSAVESQFSKVTISEKNVASGYSASNRGVSGRQGGGGNNGGGNRDGGGGNGGGNGGGDDDEYVLKKFRKTSKITKKHDDGRQFKRVGSSKYWLSRDKAGHAGSFFKVFIEKGNTLDFIGSVPIRIFHTKVIMDESYLSRILHEGPELEDFNLIPKEESHKGEQIKMKDLHGV, encoded by the exons GAAAAAGCGGAGTCAAAGCCTATCCTAAATGCGGGGAAGTTTGGAGTTGCATTGGTTCCAACCAGTTTTATTCCAAAGCGCACGACGCTGCATTACCTACGCTCACGCAAGCTATAGATTTAGGAAGGCAGAACAGTGAGACACAAAGACCTTGGTGCTATTGGTCAAACCAGCATGTCGGCGACATTTATTATGAAAAACGTCAAGTACCAAATGCAGAACCTCACTACAATACGGCTGTAACTTCATGCGACACATTTACCATTGCTCACCTCGGATTAAGCAGATGCAATATTATCAACAAGAATATACCCGAGGCAACCACGCGCTTTGACAGAGCAAAAGAGTTAAACCCAATACTTGTTCAATGGGGAAACTTTGCTGAATTTAAACAAGACGTTGTTTCTGATTTTTACAAATCTGATACATCTGCTGGTAAACGTTATCATG AAGGTGAAGCGACTTCGGCCGTAGAATCACAGTTTTCCAAGGTCACTATTTCTGAGAAAAATGTCGCTAGTGGATACTCAGCGTCTAACAGGGGTGTCAGTGGTAGGCAAGGTGGAGGTGGTAATAATGGTGGTGGAAATCGAGACGGCGGAGGAGGAAATGGAGGAGGCAATGGAG GAGGCGATGACGACGAGTACGTGTTGAAAAAATTTAGAAAGACATCAAAAATTACCAAAAAGCATGATGATGGAAGGCAATTCAAGAGAGTAGGTAGCTCTAAGTATTGGCTGTCTAGAGACAAAGCTGGGCATGCTGGGTCTTTTTTCAAGGTCTTCATTGAAAAGGGAAACACATTAGATTTTATAGGATCAGTACCGATAAGAATTTTCCACACAAAAGTCATTATGGATGAGTCGTATCTATCACGCATTTTACACGAAGGTCCTGAGCTTGAGGATTTCAATTTAATTCCAAAAGAAGAGTCCCACAAAGGCGAACAGATAAAGATGAAAGATCTACATGGAGTGTAA